The following coding sequences lie in one Pelomicrobium methylotrophicum genomic window:
- a CDS encoding ArsR/SmtB family transcription factor produces the protein MARHADDAAALLKSLANPHRLLILCVLGEGEQSVGALNERIALSQSALSQHLAVLREEGLIAARREAQTIYYSLRPGPALDVIRVLHGHYCGVRQPRSRKRGI, from the coding sequence ATGGCTCGGCACGCCGACGACGCGGCGGCCTTGCTCAAGAGTCTGGCCAATCCGCACCGGCTGCTGATTCTGTGCGTGCTGGGGGAGGGGGAGCAGTCGGTGGGCGCGCTCAACGAACGAATTGCGCTGTCCCAATCGGCCTTGTCCCAGCACCTCGCCGTACTGCGCGAGGAGGGGCTGATAGCCGCCCGGCGCGAAGCGCAGACCATCTATTACTCGCTGCGGCCCGGCCCCGCGCTGGACGTGATCCGCGTGCTGCACGGCCATTACTGCGGCGTTCGTCAACCCCGATCCCGAAAGAGAGGCATTTGA
- a CDS encoding YgaP family membrane protein, translating into MSPASKTSAQGGSNVDKLVFRFAGLFVLVSLALSQVHSIHWLWLTAFVGVNMLQASFTGFCPLAMLLAKLGVKPGAAFCVAKRSG; encoded by the coding sequence ATGAGCCCCGCGAGCAAGACGTCCGCACAGGGCGGCAGCAATGTGGACAAGCTGGTGTTTCGCTTCGCCGGTCTATTCGTCCTGGTCTCGCTCGCGCTGTCCCAGGTGCACAGCATCCACTGGCTGTGGTTGACCGCTTTTGTGGGCGTGAACATGCTGCAGGCGTCATTCACCGGCTTCTGTCCCCTGGCGATGTTGCTCGCCAAGCTGGGCGTCAAGCCCGGTGCGGCGTTCTGTGTGGCGAAACGCTCGGGCTGA